One genomic region from Microcystis panniformis FACHB-1757 encodes:
- a CDS encoding DUF1611 domain-containing protein, with translation MTNYLTPDKKVAILLHEGIKGTRGKTGLSYLRYGKAQVVAIIDAESAGSALKEVAGIDRPLPIVATVREALTYHPDTLLIGIAPSGGILPPHWLEEIKEGVRAGLSLVNGLHTPLKPLFSQLKPDQWIWDIRLEPQGLKIGQARAKNLTCQRILTVGTDMSVGKMSTSIELHRVAQEKGLKSQFLATGQGGIMIAGKGVPLDAVRVDYAAGAIEALVLESAENNDILFIEGQGSLLHPGSTATLPLMRGSQPTGLILVHRAGQIHIKDLPDILIPPLTEVIKLYEMTGSAGGSFGEVKVKGISLNTFHLSPEAAVKAIETVQEETGLFCTDVVRFGGQGLLSVITNQ, from the coding sequence ATGACTAATTATTTGACTCCTGACAAGAAAGTAGCGATTCTTCTCCACGAAGGAATCAAAGGAACTCGCGGCAAAACTGGGTTAAGTTATCTGCGTTACGGAAAAGCGCAGGTAGTGGCGATTATTGACGCAGAAAGCGCCGGCAGCGCCTTAAAAGAAGTGGCCGGAATCGATCGCCCCTTGCCGATTGTTGCTACTGTTAGGGAAGCTCTAACCTATCATCCCGATACCCTGTTAATTGGCATCGCACCCTCAGGAGGCATTTTACCACCCCATTGGCTAGAAGAAATCAAAGAGGGGGTAAGGGCAGGGTTATCCCTCGTTAATGGACTCCATACACCCCTAAAACCCCTTTTTTCTCAGCTTAAACCGGATCAATGGATTTGGGATATCCGTCTGGAACCCCAAGGCTTAAAAATTGGGCAAGCGCGGGCGAAAAATTTAACCTGTCAGCGTATTTTAACGGTAGGGACGGATATGAGTGTGGGCAAAATGTCCACTAGCATCGAATTACACCGAGTTGCCCAAGAAAAAGGGCTAAAATCGCAATTTTTAGCCACTGGACAGGGGGGAATTATGATCGCGGGAAAAGGTGTACCCTTGGATGCGGTGCGCGTCGATTATGCTGCTGGTGCGATCGAGGCTTTGGTGTTAGAATCGGCGGAAAATAATGATATTCTGTTTATTGAGGGTCAAGGTTCGCTATTACACCCTGGATCCACTGCTACCTTGCCCTTAATGCGTGGCAGTCAACCAACGGGGTTAATTCTCGTCCATCGTGCTGGACAAATTCATATCAAAGATTTACCCGATATTCTCATCCCTCCCCTAACGGAAGTGATTAAACTCTACGAAATGACTGGCAGCGCTGGGGGAAGTTTCGGGGAGGTGAAGGTAAAGGGGATTAGTTTAAATACTTTTCATCTTAGTCCGGAGGCGGCAGTTAAAGCTATAGAAACTGTGCAGGAGGAAACGGGGTTATTTTGTACCGATGTTGTCCGTTTTGGCGGTCAAGGGTTATTATCAGTGATCACTAATCAGTAA
- a CDS encoding LptF/LptG family permease, which yields MIKKKISCWVNGGIALIDRYLISQLLPPFLFSVGLFASLGVAISNLSDLANQVVDANLPLASALEILLLKVPEFVTYSLPVSLLLATLITYGRLSSDSETVALQSCGVTLYRLFIPTFCLSLIVTVVTFLLNEYVVPNANYRATEILVQKINKEANFWKNKDFYYPDYEIKTLENGTINRNLRSLFYAEQFDGEKMKTVTVIRWLKQELNQIIIADSARWNAVDNVWDFFNGIIYELTPPNASYSQVIPFKAEKIALSRSAFDFARQSRDPYEMNIPQAIEYVQLLKLSGDEKRVRFFQVRIQQKIAFPFVCIVFATIGCALGSLPQRISRGTSFGLSVAIVFLYYLLNFLVGSLGLTATLSPFLAAWLPNFFGFGLGLWLLWRLNG from the coding sequence ATGATTAAGAAAAAGATTTCTTGCTGGGTAAATGGAGGTATTGCCCTCATTGATCGCTATCTGATCAGCCAACTACTACCCCCATTTTTATTTAGTGTTGGTTTATTTGCCTCTTTGGGAGTAGCGATCAGCAATCTTTCCGATTTAGCTAATCAGGTAGTTGATGCTAATCTACCCCTTGCCTCGGCCCTAGAAATTCTCCTGTTAAAAGTGCCAGAATTTGTCACTTATTCCCTGCCAGTTTCTCTTTTGCTGGCCACTTTAATCACCTACGGACGTTTAAGTAGTGATAGCGAAACCGTTGCCCTGCAAAGCTGTGGAGTCACTCTTTACCGTCTTTTTATACCGACTTTTTGCCTGAGTTTAATAGTTACAGTGGTGACATTTTTATTAAACGAATATGTGGTTCCTAATGCTAATTATCGAGCTACAGAAATTTTAGTACAGAAAATTAATAAAGAAGCAAACTTTTGGAAAAATAAAGACTTTTACTATCCCGATTATGAAATAAAAACCCTAGAAAATGGTACGATTAATCGCAATTTAAGAAGTTTATTTTATGCCGAACAATTTGACGGGGAAAAGATGAAAACCGTCACCGTTATCCGTTGGCTAAAACAAGAATTAAATCAAATTATTATCGCCGATTCTGCCCGTTGGAATGCCGTCGATAACGTCTGGGACTTTTTTAACGGCATTATCTATGAATTAACCCCCCCTAACGCCTCCTATAGCCAAGTTATCCCCTTTAAAGCCGAAAAAATCGCTTTATCTCGCTCTGCTTTCGATTTTGCTCGTCAAAGCCGCGATCCCTACGAGATGAACATACCACAGGCGATCGAATATGTGCAACTGCTCAAACTCAGTGGCGATGAGAAAAGAGTCAGGTTTTTTCAAGTGCGAATCCAGCAAAAAATCGCCTTTCCCTTTGTCTGTATCGTCTTTGCTACCATTGGCTGTGCCTTGGGTTCTCTACCGCAAAGAATTAGTCGGGGAACCAGTTTCGGTCTCAGTGTCGCCATTGTTTTCCTCTATTATCTTTTAAACTTCTTAGTGGGCAGCTTGGGACTAACCGCCACCCTCTCCCCCTTCCTAGCTGCCTGGCTGCCTAACTTTTTCGGTTTTGGGTTAGGTCTGTGGTTATTATGGCGACTTAACGGTTAG
- a CDS encoding adenylosuccinate synthase encodes MANVIVIGAQWGDEGKGKITDLLSRSADVVVRSQGGVNAGHTVVVEGQTFKLHLIPSGILYPDTECIIGSGTVIDPSVLLKEMAQLHALNVTTDNLYISQTAHVTMPYHRLLDQASEEKRGKYKIGTTGRGIGPTYADKSERIGIRVIDLINTENLRQKLEWTINYKNVILEKLYNLPPLDPKTVIEEYLEYAEKLRPHVVDSSLKIYEAIRKRKNILFEGAQGTLLDLDHGTYPYVTSSNPIAGGACVGSGIGPTVIDRVIGVAKAYTTRVGEGPFPTELEGEIEQLLCDRGAEFGTTTGRRRRCGWFDAVIGRYAVRINGLDCLAITKLDVLDTLEEIKVCVAYQLDGKTCRHLPSSAVEFARCQPIYRTMPGWQQPTSDCRSLEDLPKQALDYLKFLGAIMEVPIAIISLGASRDQTIIVEDPIHGPKRALLDENGSPWDNHEF; translated from the coding sequence TTGGCTAACGTTATTGTAATCGGCGCTCAGTGGGGCGACGAAGGAAAAGGAAAAATCACGGATCTGCTGAGTCGATCGGCGGATGTGGTGGTGCGTTCTCAAGGTGGCGTAAATGCGGGTCATACCGTCGTCGTCGAGGGTCAAACGTTCAAACTCCATCTAATTCCCTCTGGGATTCTCTACCCGGATACGGAATGTATAATCGGCTCAGGAACAGTCATAGATCCCTCGGTGTTACTCAAAGAGATGGCGCAATTACACGCCCTCAATGTTACCACCGACAATCTCTATATCTCGCAAACGGCTCATGTCACTATGCCCTATCATCGGCTGCTCGATCAAGCATCCGAGGAAAAACGGGGTAAATATAAAATCGGCACCACGGGAAGGGGTATCGGCCCCACCTATGCCGACAAGTCCGAGCGCATCGGTATTCGAGTCATCGACTTGATCAATACCGAGAATCTGCGGCAAAAACTAGAATGGACGATCAATTATAAAAACGTCATTTTAGAAAAGTTATATAACTTACCGCCTTTAGATCCGAAGACGGTGATCGAGGAATATCTAGAATATGCCGAGAAACTGCGTCCCCATGTGGTCGATAGTTCCCTAAAAATCTACGAAGCAATCCGCAAGCGTAAGAATATTCTTTTTGAAGGGGCCCAAGGCACCCTACTCGACCTCGATCACGGAACCTATCCCTACGTTACCTCCTCCAATCCGATCGCCGGGGGTGCTTGTGTCGGTTCTGGCATTGGTCCAACGGTAATCGATCGAGTGATCGGTGTGGCCAAAGCTTACACCACTAGGGTAGGGGAAGGTCCATTTCCCACGGAATTAGAGGGGGAGATCGAGCAGTTATTATGCGATCGTGGGGCGGAATTCGGGACTACCACCGGCCGTCGTCGTCGCTGCGGTTGGTTTGATGCGGTGATCGGTCGTTACGCGGTACGAATCAATGGTTTAGACTGTCTAGCGATCACCAAGTTAGATGTTCTCGATACCCTAGAGGAAATCAAAGTCTGTGTCGCCTACCAATTGGACGGCAAAACCTGTCGCCATTTACCCAGTAGTGCGGTGGAATTCGCCCGTTGTCAACCTATTTATCGAACGATGCCGGGGTGGCAACAACCCACCAGCGATTGTCGCAGTCTGGAAGACCTGCCCAAACAGGCCCTCGATTATCTAAAATTCCTGGGGGCGATCATGGAAGTACCGATCGCTATTATCTCCCTAGGAGCTAGTCGCGACCAAACTATTATCGTTGAAGACCCCATTCACGGACCAAAACGCGCTCTTTTGGACGAAAATGGCTCACCTTGGGATAATCACGAATTTTAA
- a CDS encoding 50S ribosomal protein L25/general stress protein Ctc, with the protein MQVSVECQKRPENINPRALRRQGLIPAVLYGHNGTESVSLVVGEKAALTLLKKASVNNTLVDVNVPEMPWTGKALIQEVQSHPWKRNLYHLSFFSVSAHGKLDIVVPIKAIGEAIGTKQGGLIEQFVNEVNVSCIADNIPEVIEFDVSGIGVGQSLLVGDLKMPEGVTLKDDPHTTVFAIVAAKR; encoded by the coding sequence ATGCAAGTTAGCGTTGAATGTCAAAAAAGACCGGAGAATATTAACCCCAGGGCCCTACGTCGTCAGGGTTTGATCCCGGCGGTTCTCTATGGCCACAACGGCACGGAATCGGTTTCTCTGGTGGTGGGAGAAAAAGCGGCCTTAACCCTGCTTAAAAAGGCTTCGGTAAATAATACCCTGGTGGATGTGAATGTTCCCGAAATGCCCTGGACGGGAAAAGCTTTGATCCAAGAGGTACAATCTCATCCCTGGAAAAGAAATCTCTATCACCTCAGTTTCTTCTCGGTATCTGCCCACGGTAAGCTCGATATCGTTGTTCCCATTAAGGCCATTGGAGAAGCGATCGGAACCAAACAGGGCGGTTTAATCGAACAGTTCGTTAACGAAGTTAATGTCTCCTGTATTGCTGATAATATCCCAGAAGTGATCGAATTTGATGTGTCGGGGATCGGTGTGGGGCAATCCCTGCTCGTGGGTGATTTAAAAATGCCGGAAGGGGTGACTTTAAAAGATGATCCCCATACCACCGTTTTTGCCATTGTTGCCGCTAAACGGTAA
- a CDS encoding dipeptide epimerase — translation MLLNWQTFTIHKRVPLTISRGTTSKNTNIWLQISEENIEGWGEASPFDITSEEKNPDKILQELNSIAPLLQSFHPCQRQEIEKILWQNQISSATRAAIDTALHDWLGKKANLPLWQIFGLDRSLIPPVSVTIGLNSPENVGKRVLDWLEIGDFSLLKVKLGSPDGIEADRAIILAIKEIVPHLPLTVDANGGWKLSDAVKMCQWLEEKGVIYVEQPLSVGQERDLIDLYQKSPLPIFVDESCFSSQDIPKLADRVHGINIKLMKAGGLAEVQRMIHIAQACRLQIMFGCYSDSSLANTALAHLGPLVNYLDLDSHLNLRDDPFTGLSLEKGRLQPNNLPGLGVSLRTEDD, via the coding sequence ATGCTGCTAAACTGGCAAACTTTTACTATTCATAAACGAGTACCTTTAACGATTAGTCGCGGCACTACCAGCAAAAATACTAATATCTGGCTGCAAATTAGCGAGGAAAATATCGAAGGTTGGGGAGAGGCATCCCCTTTTGATATTACCAGCGAGGAGAAAAACCCCGATAAAATCCTGCAAGAATTAAACTCGATCGCTCCTCTTTTACAATCTTTTCACCCCTGTCAACGCCAAGAAATTGAGAAAATTTTATGGCAAAATCAGATATCTTCGGCTACTCGTGCCGCTATTGACACGGCGCTGCACGACTGGTTAGGCAAAAAAGCTAATTTACCTCTCTGGCAAATTTTTGGACTCGATCGCTCTTTAATTCCGCCAGTTTCTGTTACTATCGGTTTAAATTCTCCAGAAAATGTGGGGAAGAGGGTGTTAGATTGGCTAGAAATCGGCGATTTTAGCTTATTAAAGGTCAAATTAGGCTCACCGGACGGTATAGAAGCCGATCGAGCTATAATTCTGGCTATTAAAGAAATTGTCCCCCATTTGCCCCTAACTGTCGATGCTAATGGTGGTTGGAAATTGAGCGATGCGGTGAAAATGTGCCAATGGTTAGAGGAAAAAGGCGTTATTTATGTGGAACAACCCCTATCCGTGGGACAAGAACGAGATTTAATTGATTTATACCAAAAATCGCCCCTACCTATCTTCGTCGATGAAAGCTGTTTTTCTAGTCAAGATATCCCGAAACTGGCCGATCGAGTCCACGGCATTAATATTAAACTAATGAAAGCTGGTGGATTAGCCGAAGTACAGAGAATGATTCATATTGCCCAAGCTTGCCGACTGCAAATTATGTTCGGATGTTACTCTGATAGCAGTTTAGCCAATACTGCCCTAGCACATCTTGGCCCGCTTGTCAACTATCTTGACCTAGATAGTCATTTAAATTTACGCGATGATCCCTTTACGGGTTTAAGCTTAGAAAAGGGACGTTTACAACCAAATAATTTGCCCGGTTTGGGTGTTAGTTTACGGACAGAAGATGACTAA